TTGTCTCTGTGTGCTGTGAAGAAGCGTTCCCCGATGATTTCTGCGATACCATCACCGGGGTATTTGAACTGTGCAACGCCAAAACTGACTTTTATGGTAAACAGGTCGAAACCGCGGTGCGCCGTTATCAGGAATCCCTGCTGCCGCCCTTCTTCGGCACCCTGAAAAAGTACGTTGAAATGGGTAACTCCACCTTTGCCTGTCCGGGGCACCAGGGTGGTCAGTTCTTCCGTAAACACCCTGTTGGCCGTCAGTTCTTTGATTTCTTCGGTGAAACCGTGTTCCGCTCGGACATGTGCAATGCCGATGTAAAGCTCGGTGATCTCCTTATCCACGAAGGCGCCCCCCACGACGCCCAGGCCTATGCCGCCAAGGTGTATAACGCCGACAAAACCTACTTTGTATTGAACGGCACGTCCGCCTCAAACAAGGTGGTGTGTAACGCCCTGCTTGCCCCCGGCGATCTGGTGCTGTTTGACCGCAACAACCACAAATCCAACCACCACGGCGCCCTGATTCAGGCCGGTGCCACTCCTGTGTATCTGGAAACGGCCCGTAACCCCTTCGGCTTTATCGGCGGTATCGACTCTCACTGCTTTGATGAAGCCTACCTGCGGGACGAAATCGGTAAGGTCGCCCCTGAGCGGGTACAGGAGGCGCGCCCCTTCCGCCTCGCCATCATCCAGCTTGGCACCTATGACGGCACCATCTACAACGCCCGTCAGGTGGTGGACCGCATTGGCCACCTGTGTGACTACATCCTGTTTGACTCCGCCTGGGTGGGCTACGAGCAATTCATTCCCATGATGAAAGACTGCTCGCCACTGCTGTTGGAGCTCGGCCCCGACGATCCCGGCATTATCGTTACCCAGTCGGTACACAAGCAGCAGGCCGGGTTCTCACAAACTTCGCAAATCCACAAAAAAGACAGCCACATCAAGGGACAGGAACGCTACTGCAACCATAAACGCTTTAACAACGCCTTTATGATGCACGCCTCCACCAGCCCCTTCTATCCGCTGTTTGCGGCGCTGGATGTGAACGCCAAGATGCACGAAGGCGCCAGCGGCCGTTACCTGTGGCGTGAGGCGGTGAAGGCCGGTATCGAAGCCCGCAAGCTACTGCTGAAAAAGTGCAAGTACATCAAGCCCTTTATCCCCACCACAGTGGAAGGCGCGCCCTGGCAGACCTTTGATACCGAGCAGATGGCAGACGATCTGCGCTTCTTCGAGTTCGAACCTGGCCTTAAATGGCACGCGTTCGAGGGCTACGAGAAGGGCCAGTATTTTGTCGACCCCTGTAAGTTCCTGCTCACCACCCCCGGCATCAATGCCGAGACCGGCGAGTACGAAGACTTCGGCATCCCGGCCACCATCCTTGCCAACTTCCTGCGTGAAAACAACATCATCCCAGAGAAGTGCGACCTTAACTCCATCCTGTTCCTCATGACCCCCGCCGAGGACATGGCCAAGATGCAGCATCTGGTGACCCAGATTGCCCGCTTCGAAAAGCTGATTGACGAGGATGCGCCCTTAAGCGAAGTGCTGCCCAACGTCTATCGCGCCAACCGCGAGCGTTATGAGGGCTACAGCATCCGTCGCCTGTGTCAGGAAATGCACGACCTCTATGTCAGCCGCAACGTGAAGCAGCTGCAAAAAGAGATGTTCCGTGCGGCTTACTTCCCCAAGGCGGTAATGAATCCACAGGACGCCAATATCGCCTTTGTACGTGGCAAGGCCGAGCTGGTGCCGCTCAGTGAAATCGAAGGTCAAATCGCGGCCGAAGGCGCCCTGCCTTACCCACCCGGCGTGCTCTGTATGGTGCCGGGGGAAGTCTGGGGCGGCGCGGTGCAGCGCTACTTCCTGGCGCTGGAAGAAGGCATCAACCTGCTGCCGGGCTTTGCTCCGGAGCTTCAGGGCGTGTACCTGGAGCGCACCGATAACGGCCGGGTACAGGCCATGGGTTACGTGCTCAAGCATTGATAACGACGGGGCGGCCAAGGGACGCCGCCCCTTTAAACCATAACGAATCGAGACACTATTATGAGTAAATCAAACAACAAGATAGGTGTGGTTCAACTCACCATTCTCACCATAGTTAACATGATGGGCTCAGGCATCATCATGCTGCCGACCCAGCTGGCCCAGGTAGGTACCATTTCGGTATTGTCCTGGCTGGTCACGGCCGCGGGCTCCACGGCGCTGGCCTATGCCTTCGCCAAGTGCGGTATGTTCAGTAAAAAATCCGGCGGCATGGGCGGCTACGCCGAATACGCCTTCGGACGCAGCGGCAACTTTATGGCCAACTACACCTATGCGGTATCGCTGCTTATTGCCAACGTGGCCATTGCCATCTCGGCAGTGGGCTACGGCGCCGTACTCTTTGGCGTGGAACTGACCCCCATCGCCACCTGTCTGGCCACCATTGGTGTGCTCTGGCTCGCCACAGTCGCCAACTTCGGTGGCGCCCGTATCACGGGTCAGGTGTCCAGCATCACTGTGTGGGGCATCATTCTGCCGGTGATTGGCGTGTCCATCATAGGTTGGTTCTGGTTTGACTTTGACCTCTACAAGTCGGCCTGGAACCCCCATGACCTGCCATTCTTTGAAGCACTGGGCGGCTCCATCGCCATGACCCTGTGGGCCTTCCTGGGCCTGGAATCAGCCTGTGCCAACTCAGAAGCGGTTGAAAATCCAGAGAAGAACGTGCCCATCGCCGTCATGGGCGGCACCCTGGGCGCGGCGCTGATTTACATCATCTCCACCAACGTGATTGCCGGTATTGTGCCAAACGGTGAGCTGGCCCTGTCCAACGCGCCTTTCGGTCTGGCCTTTGCCCAAATGTTTAACCCCACTATCGGCGCCATCGTAATGGCCTGTGCCATCATCAGCTGCACCGGCTCGCTGCTGGGCTGGCAGTTCACCATAGCTCAGGTGTTCAAGGCCTCTGCCGACGAAGGCTTCTTCCCCAAAATCTTCTCCAAAGTCACCAAAACCGACGCGCCCGTGCTTGGCATGCTGGCCATCGTCTCTATCCAGTCGGTGCTCAGCCTGATGACCATCAGCCCCTCACTGAACAAGCAGTTTGAAGCCCTGGTGAACCTGGCGGTGGTGACCAACATCATCCCTTACATCCTGTCGATGGCGGCCCTCGGCGTAATGCAAAAGCAGATGAAGATCCCGGTCAGCAAGGCCCGTGTGGCCAACTGCATGGCGGTGATGGGCGCGCTTTACAGCTTCTATGCCCTGTACAGCTCAGGTGAAACCGCCGTGATGCTGGGCTCCATTGCCACCTTCTTTGGCTGGACCCTGTACGGCGTTATCTCCAAGAAAAACGAACTGCGCCTGCAACAGGCCTGAACACAACACACATAAGGCCTCGTCTCGTGGCGGGGCCACAGCAAGATATTCGAAGGTGGAATCATGAAAAAATCACAACTGGCACTGCTGCTGCCACTGCTCGTTGGCGCCACTGCCGCCAACGCCATGGAGCTGTACAACGACAACAAGAACAGCCTCGGCCTCACCGGCTGGCTCGGATTTAACGCCCTCTACGATGGCGACGAGACTGCGGTGAATGACAACCTGTCGCAGCTGCGTTTTACCTTCGAGCGGGAAGAACGCAATGGCTGGCGCGCCTATGCGGTGACCGAATGGGGCGTGAACATCGTCTCGGGCAACGAAGATCTGGTGATGCAGGGCGGCAAGCTGAATGCCGAAAAGAGTGGCGACTTCCTCAATAACCGCCTGGGTTATGTGGGCCTGTCCCACGACCAATATGGCAGCCTGACGTTCGGCAAGCAGTGGGGCGCTTACTATGATGTGGCCGGCACCACCGACCTGCCCAACGTGTTTGCCGGTTACAGCGTAGGTGCCTACGGCTTCGGTGATGGCGGCCTGACCGGCACTGGCCGCGCCGATAGCGCCTTTTTGTACCGTAACAGCTTTGGCCCCGTCTCCATCGCGTTGCAATACGCCGCCAAAAACAACGGCGATATCAGCGTGACCGACAGCGACGGCAACCAGATTGACGATGCTGAGCTCAGTTTTGACAACAGCTACGGCGCCTCCGTGACCTGGGCCGTAACCGATAAGTTCAGCTTGCTGGCGGGCATGAACCGGGGTGACATCACAGGCCACATCGGTAACAGCCAAATCGATGAAGCCAATCAAATCATCGGCATAGGTGCCATGTACGGCAGTTACTACCACTATGCCGACGAGCGCAAGGCCGACGGCTTGTACCTGGGTTTCAATGCCCACAAGAGTGAAAACAATGAACAGGTGAATGGCGATTTGTACGACGCCACCGGCGCCGAGCTGATGCTGGCCTGGCAGGCGGATAACGGCTTTGTACCTATGGCAGTGCTGACCTATCTCGATTTGGATACCGACGACAACACACCCATCACCGGCAACTGGACCCGCCGCTTCGCCATGGTAGGGCTGCACTACAGGTACAGCCTGGATACTGTGATGTTTTTCGAAGCCAAGCTCGACTTCTCCGACATGGACGACAAGTCGCTGGAGGCGCTGGAAGACAACCAGTTCGCAGTGGGTATTAACTACTTTTTCTGATTTCGCTCCACAAAAAGCGGCGTGACACACGCCTTGATGACCGCCACACCCGGGGCCTTCGCCATGAAGCCCCGGGCATCAGCGCCGACCTCCACTTCCACCGGTGCTGCGGTTTGGTCATATCCTCTCACCACGGGGATTTCCCGTGGTGCTTTTTGTTTTTTTTACGCACTACACCCGCACATTTTTGAATTGCCAGGCGTAGTCGTCATCCACATCTTCCGGGAAGAGTTCGCCACGCTGATAAAGCGGTGTCCAGTCGGTGTATTCCCCCACCACAGGGCCAAGATAGGGCCCCATGATCTCGAGGTTGCGGCGATAATCCATCTCGTCCGACTCCACCACCCCGGCATTGGGGTTTTCCAGCGCCCAGACGATACCCGCCAGCGCCGCCGAAGTGACCTGCAAACTGGTGGCCCCATTGAAGGACACCAGGGCCCGCGCCTCCTCGATAGACAGCTGCGAGCCATACCAGTAGGCATTCTTCTTATGGCCCGCCAACAGCACACCCAGCTCGTCGATGCCGCTGACAATCTCGTCCCGCATCAGCCGCTGACGCGACTGCAGCTGGAAGTTTTTGCCGTTGAACTCGTGCAGCGACATCACCGCATCGTCGCAGGGGTGATAGGCGTAATGGCAGGTGGGACGATATACCAGCCTGCCATCCTGCTTGAGGGTAAAGAAATCGGCGATGGAGATGGCTTCGTTGTGGGTGATCAAAAAGCCGTGGAAATGGCCGTAGTTGGGGGTCCAGGTGCGCACCTTCACGGTCGCGCCGGGGCGCTTTAAGTAAATGGCCGCGCCGCAGCCTTCCTCGTGGCGGCCACCATCACGGGGGAAGTGTTTCTCGTGGGTGCCCCAACCCAGTTCGGCGGGCTGAGCACCTTCGCTGACAAAGCCATCGCAGGACCAGGTATTTACGAACTCATCCATGGCCTTGGCCTGATTGGCCACCTGGGTATCGCGCTCGGCGATGTGAATAACCTCGATGTTGAGGTCATGGGCGAGTTTGGCCCATTCATCGCGGCTTGTGGGCTCGATATGGGTGCCGAAAATATCCTGCTGCAGGTTCATCAGCGCCTGTTTCACCAGATGGGATACCATGCCCGGATTGGCCCCCTGGGCCACCACGGCAGTGGGGCCGCCGCGGTACTTGTCTTTCAGTGCCAGCACCCGCTCCCGCAGGGCGTAGTTGGAGCGGGCGGCAAAAGACTTGCTGGGGTCGGTGTAACCGCCTGCCCATGGCTCGATACAGGTGTCCAGATAGCGGGCGCCACGGGCCTGACAAAACTCAATCAGGGCGATAGAGGACACATCCACCGACAGATTCACCAAAAAGTCATCCTTGCCCACCAGCGGTGCGAGTTCACTCTGATAATTCTTGCGGGTGAGGGGCATCTCGATAAAGCGAATACCGAGCTTGTCGGCCTCTTCGCGGCCTCTGTCGTCGGCGGTAATGATGCAGATGTTTTTGGGTGAGATATCGATGTGGCGCAGGATAAGCGGCAGCAGGCCCTGACCTATGCTGCCAAAGCCGACTATCAGGATGCGGCCCGGGGCTTTGACGTACTTGATCGGCTCTGTCATGTCGGTGAGAAACCTCCTTCCGGCAAGGCCTCTGTGACCGAGGCCATGGAATATTCATCGGCGGATGAGCACAAATTCTGCCTGCCAGGCATTAAACCTGACCCTCTGACACTACAACCAGCGCCTGACCCTGGCCTTATATTCGGTAAAGGCATCACCGAAGCGTGCCGCCACCATGGCTTCTTCGGCGGGAATACGCTGGGTGTTCATCAGCACAAAAAAGCACAGCGGTGACAGCAGCGTCAGTGGCCGCCCAAGTAAACATACCTCGGCCGCCAACAGCAATAACATACCCAGATACATGGGGTTACGAGTGAGACTATAGATACCATGGGTAACCAGCGCATCCGGTGACTTGGTTGGATCTACCGTGGTGCCAACCCGCCGGAAGAGGCCTGCGGCGGCTAACAAAAGCAGGGTACCCGCCGTCCCCAGCGTCACGCCAACAAGCAGCAACAATCGATTTGCACTAAGCCAGGGCTCGCCATCCAACAGGCTGATACCAGCGGTCGCAGCCAGACCCAACATCAAAAACAGCGGGTATCTGGTCAGTGCTGCAACCATCATCTTGCCCATTCAGCGTCCTTAGGTGTTTGGCTATGGCGTTACCCGAGTGTAACATCGCAGGGATTAAAGGATGCTTGAAATTTACCCGCCACCGGAACGCCGTCATGCCAAATCCGCCAGACACCCTCAGTCAGTGCCTCAGCCAGCACCACAGTAAAGCCGCTGAATTCGATGCAAAAAATTGGACTGTACGGCTGATACGCGAAGAGGATGCCAACTCGGTTGCAGACTACTTTGGCCGCAATCGGGACCACTTTTCGCCCTGGGAGCCGCTGCGGGAGGCAGACTACCACAGCGCCGCCCAGTGGCAGACGCGCATCAACGCATCGCTGGTTGAGACCAGCAATTGCAGCTATCTGGTACTGGCCGATTCAGCACAAATTTGGGGCATGGCAACCCTCAGTAATCAGGTGCGCGGCCCATTTCAGGCCTGTTATCTGGGCTACGGCATCGACCAGTCGCTGCAAGGTAAGGGGTATGCCACCCAATTGTGTGAGGCCGCCCTCGCCTATGCCTTCGATGCGCTGAAACTACACAGGGTAATGGCCAATTACATGCCATCCAACCACAGATCCGCCGCGCTGCTAAAGCGGCTTGGGTTCGAAAAGGAAGGCCTGGCCCGCGCCTATCTTCAAATCAACGGCCAATGGGAAGACCATGTGCTTACCGCAAAGATTGGCTCCGGGTCAGCCCGTTAAGTTACCCAACTTCGCAAAACGCCTGGCACTGTTGATCGCCGTTCGCGGCGAGCTTTCGTATTGCCAGGGTTCAGGCAGGTATTTGTCTCTCACCTGCAGCAGGTATTTGCTGGCCAGCATTTTTTCGCGCCCCTTGAAAAAGGCAAAGGCATAGAAATTTGCCGCGATGTTGGCGAGATACTTGTCTGCGCCGGTGAGACAGGTATCAGTAACGGCCAAGGCGCGCAGCTCGTCGAGAATATGCTCCTGCATAAAATAGTGGTCGGCGAAGGGGACTTCTTCCTGCATGGCACTCAACCAGCGCTCCACCCAAACCGACACCAGCAGCGAGTTGTATGCTGGATTTCTGGATGCCAGCGCCCTTGCCACCTGTTCGTCGAGCTCATCCTCGCCAAACCATTTTTCATTGAGAATTTGCATCAGGGTCATGCCCAGCGGCAGATCTGCCGTTTCACTTTCAAACAACAGGGCAAGGGTTTCCTGCGCCAATACCCAGGCATCCCCGGTGGCAGCCTGGGCCCACAACAGCTCTTGCCGCACCCGCAGATCCCGGGGCGAGATATCCCTGGCTTGCTGCAGCACATTCACGGCCTGATTACCCCAGCGCTGCCATTTTCGTACCGCGCTTTGGGGCAGATAGTCTATGGTCAGGCCGGAGCGTGCTTTCCAGGCCCGAATGAGTAAGCGTCGCCCCTCAAACAGGGCCGGGATCGGGCTGGATGAGGCACGAAGCCAGGGCCCAAACCAGCGTTCGGCGTCGGCCTGAACGGCAAAATAGCCAATCAGCACTTCCTGTTCGCCCCGGCTGATGGCATCGAATGTGGCTTCAAACTGTGGCCAATCCCGATTGCGAAGCCATCCCTCAAACTCAGCTATTCGGCCGTAGCCGAGGGCGGGATCATGATCCGTTTTTTGTCCAAAGATTCGTACATACCAATAAACGAGTGGCTTCAGCATCTTCATTCCCTGAATGCGTAAAAAATACAGCCTACTGAAAATAAATAATAAATTCACCAGCCACCTGTGGGCTAAGCCGCTTTTTATGCCGTTCCGCTTCCACGAGCCGGCAAAACACAGCCCCATAAAAATTATACTTGCCATAACGATTACACCTGTAATATTAATAGTATTACACGTGTAATTGATTAAGCAGGCAGCGCCATGACCCAACCCGAATTGAAAGACATCAGCCCCACCGAACTGGAAGTGCTTAAGGTGCTGTGGCAGCAAGCGCCCCTCAGCGCCAACGAAATAGTCGAGGCACTTAACCGCGAGGGAGAGTGGCATGAGAAAACCGTCAAAACCCTGATAAACCGCTTAGTGAACAAGGGGGCATTGGGGTTTGAAAAGGATGGTCGCGCCTATCTTTACTTCCCAAAGCTCGCCGAACATTCCTATCAACGCAAAGAGAGCCTGAGCTTTATCGAGCGGG
This sequence is a window from Shewanella zhangzhouensis. Protein-coding genes within it:
- the speF gene encoding ornithine decarboxylase SpeF — its product is MNSLKIAASLSVRACFDTKREVVNVLTTDFCDVGAAVVSVTDVNNGIVDKIKNTGLNLPIFVSVCCEEAFPDDFCDTITGVFELCNAKTDFYGKQVETAVRRYQESLLPPFFGTLKKYVEMGNSTFACPGHQGGQFFRKHPVGRQFFDFFGETVFRSDMCNADVKLGDLLIHEGAPHDAQAYAAKVYNADKTYFVLNGTSASNKVVCNALLAPGDLVLFDRNNHKSNHHGALIQAGATPVYLETARNPFGFIGGIDSHCFDEAYLRDEIGKVAPERVQEARPFRLAIIQLGTYDGTIYNARQVVDRIGHLCDYILFDSAWVGYEQFIPMMKDCSPLLLELGPDDPGIIVTQSVHKQQAGFSQTSQIHKKDSHIKGQERYCNHKRFNNAFMMHASTSPFYPLFAALDVNAKMHEGASGRYLWREAVKAGIEARKLLLKKCKYIKPFIPTTVEGAPWQTFDTEQMADDLRFFEFEPGLKWHAFEGYEKGQYFVDPCKFLLTTPGINAETGEYEDFGIPATILANFLRENNIIPEKCDLNSILFLMTPAEDMAKMQHLVTQIARFEKLIDEDAPLSEVLPNVYRANRERYEGYSIRRLCQEMHDLYVSRNVKQLQKEMFRAAYFPKAVMNPQDANIAFVRGKAELVPLSEIEGQIAAEGALPYPPGVLCMVPGEVWGGAVQRYFLALEEGINLLPGFAPELQGVYLERTDNGRVQAMGYVLKH
- the potE gene encoding putrescine-ornithine antiporter; the encoded protein is MSKSNNKIGVVQLTILTIVNMMGSGIIMLPTQLAQVGTISVLSWLVTAAGSTALAYAFAKCGMFSKKSGGMGGYAEYAFGRSGNFMANYTYAVSLLIANVAIAISAVGYGAVLFGVELTPIATCLATIGVLWLATVANFGGARITGQVSSITVWGIILPVIGVSIIGWFWFDFDLYKSAWNPHDLPFFEALGGSIAMTLWAFLGLESACANSEAVENPEKNVPIAVMGGTLGAALIYIISTNVIAGIVPNGELALSNAPFGLAFAQMFNPTIGAIVMACAIISCTGSLLGWQFTIAQVFKASADEGFFPKIFSKVTKTDAPVLGMLAIVSIQSVLSLMTISPSLNKQFEALVNLAVVTNIIPYILSMAALGVMQKQMKIPVSKARVANCMAVMGALYSFYALYSSGETAVMLGSIATFFGWTLYGVISKKNELRLQQA
- a CDS encoding porin, translating into MKKSQLALLLPLLVGATAANAMELYNDNKNSLGLTGWLGFNALYDGDETAVNDNLSQLRFTFEREERNGWRAYAVTEWGVNIVSGNEDLVMQGGKLNAEKSGDFLNNRLGYVGLSHDQYGSLTFGKQWGAYYDVAGTTDLPNVFAGYSVGAYGFGDGGLTGTGRADSAFLYRNSFGPVSIALQYAAKNNGDISVTDSDGNQIDDAELSFDNSYGASVTWAVTDKFSLLAGMNRGDITGHIGNSQIDEANQIIGIGAMYGSYYHYADERKADGLYLGFNAHKSENNEQVNGDLYDATGAELMLAWQADNGFVPMAVLTYLDLDTDDNTPITGNWTRRFAMVGLHYRYSLDTVMFFEAKLDFSDMDDKSLEALEDNQFAVGINYFF
- a CDS encoding homospermidine synthase — its product is MTEPIKYVKAPGRILIVGFGSIGQGLLPLILRHIDISPKNICIITADDRGREEADKLGIRFIEMPLTRKNYQSELAPLVGKDDFLVNLSVDVSSIALIEFCQARGARYLDTCIEPWAGGYTDPSKSFAARSNYALRERVLALKDKYRGGPTAVVAQGANPGMVSHLVKQALMNLQQDIFGTHIEPTSRDEWAKLAHDLNIEVIHIAERDTQVANQAKAMDEFVNTWSCDGFVSEGAQPAELGWGTHEKHFPRDGGRHEEGCGAAIYLKRPGATVKVRTWTPNYGHFHGFLITHNEAISIADFFTLKQDGRLVYRPTCHYAYHPCDDAVMSLHEFNGKNFQLQSRQRLMRDEIVSGIDELGVLLAGHKKNAYWYGSQLSIEEARALVSFNGATSLQVTSAALAGIVWALENPNAGVVESDEMDYRRNLEIMGPYLGPVVGEYTDWTPLYQRGELFPEDVDDDYAWQFKNVRV
- a CDS encoding methyltransferase family protein, whose translation is MGKMMVAALTRYPLFLMLGLAATAGISLLDGEPWLSANRLLLLVGVTLGTAGTLLLLAAAGLFRRVGTTVDPTKSPDALVTHGIYSLTRNPMYLGMLLLLAAEVCLLGRPLTLLSPLCFFVLMNTQRIPAEEAMVAARFGDAFTEYKARVRRWL
- a CDS encoding GNAT family N-acetyltransferase, which translates into the protein MPNPPDTLSQCLSQHHSKAAEFDAKNWTVRLIREEDANSVADYFGRNRDHFSPWEPLREADYHSAAQWQTRINASLVETSNCSYLVLADSAQIWGMATLSNQVRGPFQACYLGYGIDQSLQGKGYATQLCEAALAYAFDALKLHRVMANYMPSNHRSAALLKRLGFEKEGLARAYLQINGQWEDHVLTAKIGSGSAR
- a CDS encoding BlaI/MecI/CopY family transcriptional regulator; protein product: MTQPELKDISPTELEVLKVLWQQAPLSANEIVEALNREGEWHEKTVKTLINRLVNKGALGFEKDGRAYLYFPKLAEHSYQRKESLSFIERVFGGKLAPLVAGFAGSNKLTEEDVAELKQLIDAWEKEQKHD